The proteins below come from a single Hyphomicrobium denitrificans ATCC 51888 genomic window:
- a CDS encoding HWE histidine kinase domain-containing protein produces MSSSDVQVDLTNCDREPIHILGAVQPIGFLFAVTTDWIVARASENISDFIGCRATDMIGHPLAEFLPSRALHDLRNRVSLLRGADSIERLFACELIKDRRFDVAVHISGAYIVIEAEAGNEPPKDITGTVRTMMARLDQTPDFTSFYREGARQVRALLGYDRVMVYKFDPDGSGEVVGEACKSGIGSFKGLHYPASDIPQQARALYRRNLLRIIADVGAVPVRITPELDEFGKPMDLSLSMLRSVSPIHIEYLKNMGVGASLSISIIVDEELWGLFACHHYSPMVPNFQMRSVSELFAQMFAMRLESRERRAIVDYERRARDISDQLLGAVASDETLLKDPDWLADILTNTIPADGVGVWINGSYAFSGITPSTESFRQIVRALNGTAAGKVFATDQITSLISAIDSNGVAGLLAIPISRSPRDYVVLFRSEMVRSVRWAGDPHKPAEYGPNGPRLTPRESFAEWKELVEGRSKPFTSSEMRVAETLRATLIEVVLRLADEAAAERHQASARQELLIAELNHRVRNILGVIRGLIRQSQPDEDAVAKFVQLVDGRIHALARAHNQITDDHWGPAPLQAIVDAESASISAGADRIGGGGPPVLLNPQAYSAMALVVHELVTNSTKYGSLTTNGSVEMTWHRNGARDLVVAWREYGGPRVRPPQRKGFGTTIIERSVPYDLGGSAEARYNETGFEADFIIPARHVSEAKSFAGKAIKFARPSPGHPVEPPPKFLANRSVLLVEDSLIISLDAEDILTRLGADTVITHATTQGALDYLGSETPSIAVLDINLGDRTSFPVADRLQELGVPFIFASGYGEQASLPMEHRARQVLQKPYTIENIARVLVELLETSD; encoded by the coding sequence GTGTCCAGCTCGGATGTTCAAGTCGATCTCACGAATTGCGACCGCGAGCCCATCCACATCCTGGGGGCCGTTCAGCCTATCGGCTTTCTGTTCGCGGTGACGACGGATTGGATCGTTGCTCGGGCATCCGAGAACATTTCGGATTTCATTGGCTGCCGCGCGACCGACATGATCGGTCACCCGTTGGCGGAATTCCTACCTTCGCGCGCGTTGCATGACCTTCGCAACCGGGTCAGTCTGCTGCGTGGAGCCGATTCCATAGAGCGGCTCTTCGCGTGCGAGCTTATCAAGGACCGGCGCTTCGACGTTGCCGTCCACATATCCGGCGCTTACATCGTTATCGAAGCTGAGGCTGGCAACGAACCGCCTAAGGATATCACTGGCACCGTCCGCACGATGATGGCGCGACTGGACCAGACGCCGGATTTTACTTCGTTCTATCGCGAAGGTGCGCGCCAGGTTCGGGCGTTGCTCGGCTACGATCGCGTCATGGTCTATAAGTTCGATCCGGATGGATCGGGCGAAGTCGTTGGCGAAGCCTGCAAGAGCGGCATCGGATCGTTCAAAGGTCTGCACTATCCGGCGAGCGATATTCCACAGCAAGCGCGCGCGCTTTATCGTCGAAACCTGCTGCGCATTATCGCTGACGTGGGCGCCGTTCCGGTCAGGATCACACCTGAACTCGACGAGTTCGGCAAGCCGATGGATCTTTCCCTTTCGATGCTGCGCTCCGTTTCGCCGATCCACATCGAATATCTGAAGAACATGGGCGTCGGCGCATCGCTTTCAATCTCGATCATCGTGGATGAGGAGCTTTGGGGACTGTTTGCCTGTCATCATTATTCCCCGATGGTTCCGAACTTTCAGATGCGCTCGGTGAGCGAACTCTTCGCGCAGATGTTTGCAATGCGGCTCGAAAGCCGTGAGCGACGCGCGATCGTCGATTACGAGCGTCGGGCGCGCGATATTTCAGATCAGCTTTTGGGCGCCGTGGCGTCCGATGAAACTCTTCTCAAAGATCCGGACTGGCTCGCCGACATTCTCACCAACACAATTCCGGCGGACGGGGTCGGGGTGTGGATCAACGGCAGTTACGCGTTTTCCGGTATCACGCCATCGACGGAATCATTCCGCCAGATCGTGCGGGCGCTGAACGGTACGGCTGCCGGAAAGGTTTTCGCGACAGATCAGATTACCTCATTGATTAGCGCGATCGATAGCAACGGCGTGGCCGGGTTGCTGGCAATTCCCATCTCGCGGTCGCCGCGGGATTATGTGGTTCTGTTTCGCTCAGAGATGGTCCGCTCAGTCCGCTGGGCCGGCGATCCTCATAAGCCTGCCGAGTACGGACCGAATGGTCCGCGTCTCACACCGCGCGAAAGTTTCGCGGAATGGAAGGAGCTTGTCGAAGGTCGTTCGAAGCCGTTCACATCTTCCGAAATGCGCGTGGCCGAAACATTACGCGCGACGCTCATCGAGGTCGTTCTGCGTCTCGCAGACGAGGCGGCCGCGGAACGCCATCAGGCAAGCGCGCGTCAGGAGCTTCTCATAGCCGAGCTCAATCATCGCGTTCGCAATATTCTTGGCGTCATCCGCGGATTGATCCGCCAATCGCAGCCGGATGAAGATGCGGTGGCGAAGTTCGTGCAACTCGTCGATGGGCGCATTCATGCTCTCGCGCGTGCGCATAATCAGATAACTGACGATCATTGGGGACCGGCGCCGCTTCAAGCTATCGTGGATGCGGAGTCTGCGTCGATTTCGGCAGGCGCCGACCGTATAGGCGGTGGCGGGCCGCCTGTGCTGCTCAATCCGCAGGCTTACTCGGCGATGGCGCTGGTGGTGCATGAGCTTGTTACGAACTCGACGAAATACGGAAGCCTGACGACCAATGGCAGCGTGGAAATGACGTGGCATCGCAATGGCGCTCGCGATCTCGTCGTGGCATGGCGAGAATACGGTGGCCCACGCGTACGTCCGCCGCAGCGTAAGGGGTTCGGCACGACGATCATCGAGCGCTCCGTTCCTTATGATCTCGGAGGAAGCGCGGAGGCGCGATACAACGAAACCGGTTTCGAGGCTGACTTCATCATTCCGGCGCGGCATGTCTCCGAAGCGAAGTCGTTCGCTGGCAAGGCCATCAAGTTCGCGCGCCCGTCGCCAGGACATCCTGTCGAACCGCCGCCGAAATTTCTCGCAAATCGAAGCGTGTTGCTGGTTGAGGATAGCCTCATCATCTCGCTGGATGCGGAAGACATCCTGACCAGGCTTGGCGCTGACACTGTCATCACGCATGCAACAACGCAGGGGGCGCTCGATTATCTCGGGTCCGAGACGCCTTCGATAGCCGTGCTCGATATCAATCTCGGCGATCGGACGAGCTTCCCTGTGGCCGATCGTCTTCAGGAACTCGGCGTGCCGTTCATATTCGCGAGCGGATATGGTGAGCAGGCTTCGCTGCCGATGGAGCATCGCGCGCGGCAGGTTCTGCAGAAGCCGTACACGATAGAAAATATTGCGCGTGTGCTCGTCGAGCTTCTGGAAACCTCCGACTAA
- a CDS encoding TetR/AcrR family transcriptional regulator: MTNRSQMPRRADAPVRLHLPAAERERQIIEAAAQFFSDNGFEGQTRELAKTMGITHSAIFRYFPTKDALIERVYEHVFVARWDSAWKALICDRSLPIEARLIQFYSEYTERIFDARWMRIFMFAGLKGHPMTHRYVALIRNQFIKPCCNELRADLALPTIATVAITPREEELFWGLHGAVFYLGIRTFIYEVRTSPNRAEVIRDQVQTFLAGAPRILREAVIAPK; this comes from the coding sequence ATGACCAATCGGTCACAAATGCCGCGGCGCGCGGACGCTCCGGTCAGGCTTCACTTGCCCGCCGCGGAGCGCGAGCGTCAAATCATCGAGGCGGCGGCGCAGTTTTTTTCGGACAATGGGTTTGAAGGGCAGACGCGAGAGCTCGCCAAGACGATGGGCATCACGCATTCAGCCATTTTCCGATATTTTCCGACGAAGGATGCGCTGATCGAGCGAGTCTACGAGCATGTGTTTGTTGCGCGTTGGGATTCGGCTTGGAAAGCGCTCATTTGTGATCGATCGCTGCCGATCGAAGCGCGGCTGATACAATTCTATTCCGAGTATACGGAGCGGATCTTCGACGCCCGCTGGATGCGCATTTTCATGTTTGCGGGCCTCAAGGGTCATCCCATGACGCATCGTTATGTTGCGCTCATACGGAACCAGTTCATCAAGCCGTGCTGCAACGAGCTACGCGCGGATTTGGCTCTGCCAACCATCGCTACAGTCGCCATTACGCCGCGCGAAGAAGAACTATTCTGGGGACTGCACGGAGCTGTGTTCTATCTGGGCATCCGGACGTTCATCTACGAGGTGCGGACCTCTCCGAACCGTGCCGAAGTCATTCGCGATCAGGTGCAGACATTTCTTGCAGGTGCGCCGCGCATTTTGCGCGAGGCTGTAATTGCGCCCAAATGA
- a CDS encoding glutamine amidotransferase has translation MCGIAGLFIKNPKLEPQLGELLTKMTSTLCSRGPDSAGFAIYSAGQDGKTKLTIAGPSADYDIATAAEKLRAAVAPKAPTAIHYSHAVLTLTANEARHAREWLEANLPDVNVVSEGHRLEIFKEVGYPDDVAALFGIGAMSGSHGITHTRMATESAVSTDGAHPFSTGADQCLVHNGSLSNHASLRRQLQRDGIKIKTQNDSEVAAGYLTKQMRSGQTLEGALKSSLDDLDGFFTFVVGTEKGFGVLRDPIACKPAVMAETDDYVAFASEYKSLAGLPGISGAKVWEPKPATVYFWERS, from the coding sequence ATGTGCGGCATCGCCGGACTGTTTATCAAAAATCCAAAGCTCGAGCCGCAGCTCGGCGAGCTTCTCACGAAAATGACGTCAACGCTGTGCAGCCGGGGTCCCGACTCGGCCGGCTTCGCGATCTACAGCGCGGGCCAGGATGGCAAGACGAAGCTTACCATCGCTGGGCCGTCGGCAGATTATGATATCGCCACGGCTGCGGAAAAGCTGCGTGCGGCGGTCGCTCCGAAGGCGCCGACGGCCATTCACTATTCGCACGCTGTGCTAACTCTCACGGCCAACGAAGCACGGCATGCGCGCGAGTGGCTTGAAGCCAATCTGCCGGATGTCAACGTCGTCAGCGAAGGCCACCGGCTCGAAATTTTCAAAGAGGTCGGATATCCCGACGACGTGGCCGCGCTGTTCGGCATTGGCGCGATGTCGGGCTCGCACGGCATTACGCATACCCGCATGGCGACTGAGTCGGCGGTGAGCACGGATGGTGCGCATCCGTTTTCGACGGGCGCCGATCAATGCCTGGTGCATAACGGCTCGCTTTCCAATCACGCGAGTCTGCGGCGGCAGCTGCAGCGCGACGGCATAAAAATAAAAACGCAGAACGATAGCGAGGTCGCGGCCGGCTATCTCACGAAGCAGATGCGCAGCGGGCAGACGCTCGAAGGCGCGCTCAAATCCAGCCTCGACGATCTCGATGGGTTCTTCACATTCGTTGTCGGGACGGAAAAGGGATTCGGCGTTCTTCGCGATCCGATCGCGTGCAAACCGGCCGTAATGGCGGAAACCGACGACTACGTCGCGTTCGCGTCCGAATACAAGAGCCTCGCGGGCCTTCCGGGAATATCCGGCGCCAAGGTTTGGGAGCCGAAGCCAGCCACCGTTTACTTCTGGGAGCGCAGCTAA
- a CDS encoding FMN-binding glutamate synthase family protein codes for MTQHERSWPTTTPRPSATFDDYTLSEIRRAAATGIYDIRGGGSKRKLPNFDDLLLLGASMSRYPLEGYREKCGTEVVLGNRFAKKPLKLSIPITIAGMSFGSLSANTKEALGRGASAAGTSTTTGDGGMTPEERGQSKYLVYQYLPSRYGMNPDDLRKADAIEIVIGQGAKPGGGGMLLGQKISDRVAEMRQLPKGIDQRSACRHPDWTGADDLEIKIQELREITDWEKPIYLKVGASRPYFDVNLAVKAGADVIVLDGMQGGTAATQEVFIEHVGIPLLSAIPPAVKALQDLGMHRKVQLIVSGGIRTGADVAKALALGADAVAVGTAALVALGDNDPKWDKEYEKLGTRAGCYDDWHEGKDPAGITTQTPELTERLDPVAAGRRLANYLKVLTLEAQTLARACGKNHLHNLEPEDLVALTLEAAAMARVPLAGTSWVPGAR; via the coding sequence ATGACCCAGCATGAACGGTCTTGGCCAACCACGACTCCGCGTCCGTCGGCGACCTTCGATGATTACACGCTGTCGGAAATCCGACGCGCGGCTGCAACGGGTATCTATGATATCCGCGGCGGCGGGTCGAAGCGGAAGCTCCCGAATTTCGACGATCTGCTTCTTCTCGGCGCATCGATGTCGCGCTATCCGCTGGAAGGATATCGCGAGAAATGCGGAACGGAAGTCGTGCTCGGCAATCGCTTTGCGAAGAAGCCGCTGAAGCTTTCAATTCCGATCACGATTGCCGGGATGAGCTTCGGTTCGCTGTCGGCCAACACCAAGGAAGCGCTCGGACGCGGCGCCTCGGCAGCGGGTACGTCGACCACGACGGGCGACGGCGGCATGACGCCGGAAGAGCGTGGGCAGTCGAAATATCTCGTCTATCAATATCTGCCGTCGCGCTACGGCATGAACCCGGACGATCTTCGAAAAGCCGATGCGATCGAGATCGTGATCGGGCAGGGTGCGAAGCCCGGCGGCGGCGGTATGCTGCTCGGGCAGAAGATTTCCGACCGTGTCGCGGAAATGCGTCAGCTTCCGAAGGGCATCGATCAGCGCTCCGCATGCCGGCATCCGGACTGGACGGGTGCGGATGATCTCGAGATCAAGATTCAGGAGCTGCGTGAAATCACCGATTGGGAGAAACCGATTTATCTGAAGGTCGGTGCGAGCCGCCCTTACTTCGACGTCAACCTTGCAGTGAAAGCCGGTGCCGACGTTATCGTGCTCGACGGCATGCAGGGCGGCACGGCGGCGACGCAAGAGGTGTTCATCGAGCACGTCGGCATTCCGCTGCTCTCGGCGATCCCGCCTGCGGTGAAGGCGCTGCAGGATCTCGGCATGCATCGCAAGGTGCAGTTGATCGTCTCTGGAGGCATCAGAACTGGTGCCGACGTGGCGAAGGCGCTGGCGCTCGGCGCTGATGCAGTTGCAGTCGGCACGGCCGCGCTTGTCGCGCTCGGCGACAACGATCCCAAATGGGACAAGGAATACGAGAAGCTCGGCACGCGCGCCGGTTGCTACGACGACTGGCACGAGGGGAAAGATCCGGCGGGCATCACGACGCAAACACCGGAGCTGACCGAGCGGCTCGATCCGGTGGCGGCCGGACGTCGCCTCGCAAACTATCTCAAGGTCTTGACGCTCGAAGCGCAAACGCTGGCGCGTGCGTGTGGCAAGAACCACCTGCATAATCTTGAGCCCGAAGATCTCGTGGCTCTCACGCTGGAAGCAGCGGCAATGGCTCGTGTCCCATTGGCCGGAACTTCCTGGGTCCCAGGAGCGAGGTGA
- a CDS encoding RidA family protein, which translates to MPKNNAAQRVNISSGGAYESVFGYSRAVRFGKDIHVSGTCAPAGHEKSDAYAQARAALEIIEKALGEAGATAADVVRTVVYLRDVNDAEDVAKAHLETFDKIRPASTLIQVSSMLRPWQKVEIEVYAQLS; encoded by the coding sequence ATGCCCAAGAACAATGCAGCACAGCGCGTCAACATCTCGTCCGGTGGCGCATACGAATCCGTTTTCGGCTACTCGCGAGCTGTGCGCTTCGGCAAAGACATTCATGTCTCCGGAACATGCGCACCAGCCGGGCACGAAAAGAGCGACGCCTATGCGCAGGCACGCGCAGCACTGGAGATCATAGAAAAAGCTTTGGGCGAAGCCGGCGCAACCGCAGCGGACGTCGTGCGCACCGTCGTTTATCTTCGCGACGTCAACGATGCAGAGGACGTGGCGAAAGCGCACCTCGAAACTTTCGATAAGATCCGGCCGGCTAGCACGCTCATTCAGGTCTCTTCAATGTTGAGGCCGTGGCAGAAAGTCGAAATAGAAGTCTACGCGCAGCTCTCTTGA
- a CDS encoding YybH family protein, whose amino-acid sequence MTNALETVAKAWDDTFNSGDTEKLGSFYAASGRVIPSGGTPIEGRDAIAKFFAGIRANGLTKHDIKVTSVIDRGDTVIASGTWNLTGPGEKGEGASFGGNWVNVLAREGSGWQILLHTWN is encoded by the coding sequence ATGACGAATGCGCTCGAAACGGTTGCAAAAGCCTGGGACGACACATTCAACTCCGGCGACACGGAAAAGCTCGGCAGTTTCTATGCCGCCTCAGGCCGCGTGATCCCCTCTGGTGGCACACCGATCGAGGGCCGCGATGCGATCGCGAAGTTTTTCGCCGGCATTCGCGCTAACGGCTTGACGAAACATGACATCAAAGTCACTTCCGTCATTGATCGCGGCGATACGGTGATTGCCAGCGGCACGTGGAATCTGACTGGACCCGGCGAGAAAGGCGAAGGCGCAAGCTTCGGCGGCAACTGGGTCAACGTGCTGGCCCGCGAGGGGTCAGGCTGGCAGATCCTGCTGCACACCTGGAATTAA
- a CDS encoding protein glxC, with amino-acid sequence MPNIDLSKTRVRELNAALHQLKPDTNETLWTITNPGGEHSIAAGVDAEVTINIQGNAGYYCGGMNKHATIVVDGSAGQGVGENMMSGLIHVKGDASQSAGATGRGGRLIVDGNASARCGISMKGIDIVVKGDIGHLSAFMGQNGRLVVFGEAGEALGDSLYEARIYVRGPVASLGADCIEKQMRDEHKAELHELLKLSGEAFKVDVAEFRRYGSARKLYNFNIDNAGAY; translated from the coding sequence ATGCCGAATATCGATCTTTCAAAAACGCGCGTCCGCGAACTCAACGCGGCGCTGCATCAGCTGAAGCCCGATACGAATGAAACGCTCTGGACGATTACGAATCCCGGCGGCGAGCATTCGATTGCTGCGGGTGTCGACGCTGAAGTCACCATCAATATCCAGGGCAATGCCGGATACTACTGCGGCGGCATGAACAAGCACGCGACGATTGTCGTTGATGGAAGCGCCGGGCAGGGTGTCGGCGAAAACATGATGTCGGGGCTCATTCACGTCAAAGGCGACGCGAGCCAGAGCGCGGGCGCCACGGGGCGCGGCGGACGTCTGATCGTCGATGGCAATGCGTCGGCGCGTTGCGGCATTTCGATGAAAGGCATCGACATCGTCGTCAAGGGCGACATCGGTCATCTTTCCGCGTTCATGGGTCAGAACGGACGCCTCGTCGTGTTCGGTGAAGCCGGAGAGGCTCTGGGCGACTCTCTCTATGAAGCGCGCATCTATGTGCGGGGGCCCGTCGCGAGCCTCGGTGCAGACTGCATCGAAAAGCAAATGCGCGACGAGCACAAAGCCGAACTGCACGAGCTCCTGAAGCTATCAGGAGAGGCGTTCAAGGTGGATGTCGCGGAGTTCCGCCGCTACGGCTCCGCGCGCAAGCTCTACAACTTCAACATCGATAACGCGGGAGCGTACTGA
- the glnT gene encoding type III glutamate--ammonia ligase yields MLQADHWTWRRVPGQYATPTNLDVASAKQFLAQNHIRYVLAQFADIYGVAKSKAVPVEHFEDVLTDGVGFAGGGVFGMRLAPHEPEYMVVGDLSTLTLVPWAPGYARVMGTGMVNGKPHPIDTRNILKAQMARLSERGWTLLTGIEPEFSLLQKLPDGSIAPFDSTDSLQKPAYDYRGLSRARTFLERVTECLQSLGIDVYQIDHEDANGQYEINFKYADALTSADQILLFKMAAAEIAHELGAVCSFMPKPKSSMTGNGMHIHCSIADAAGKNIFHDASDKNGMGLSQLAYHFIGGLLTHARALTALLAPSVNSYKRLVIGRTASGTTWAPVFVAYGDNNRTAMVRIPYGRIELRVGDSGMNPYLAQAALIAAGLDGIDRKLDPGPPQNINFYALTPAEIKAKNIQILPQSLSEAIEALDQSELFRKTLGGDFIDEFVSLKREEWLDYHRHVSDWETQRYLSFF; encoded by the coding sequence ATGTTGCAGGCAGATCACTGGACCTGGCGTCGTGTGCCGGGCCAATACGCGACGCCAACCAACCTTGATGTCGCCAGCGCCAAGCAGTTCCTGGCGCAGAATCATATCCGCTACGTTCTCGCACAATTCGCTGACATTTATGGTGTCGCGAAAAGCAAGGCGGTTCCCGTCGAGCATTTTGAAGATGTGCTTACGGACGGCGTCGGATTTGCCGGCGGCGGTGTGTTCGGCATGCGCCTTGCTCCGCACGAACCCGAATACATGGTCGTGGGCGATCTCTCGACATTGACGCTCGTTCCGTGGGCGCCGGGATACGCGCGGGTGATGGGAACCGGGATGGTCAACGGCAAGCCTCATCCTATCGATACACGGAATATTCTGAAGGCGCAGATGGCTCGCTTGTCGGAGCGCGGGTGGACGCTGCTCACCGGCATCGAGCCCGAGTTTTCGCTGCTGCAGAAGCTTCCGGACGGATCGATCGCTCCCTTCGACAGCACCGACAGCTTGCAGAAGCCAGCCTATGACTATCGAGGCTTATCTCGCGCCCGGACGTTCCTAGAGCGGGTTACGGAATGCCTGCAATCGCTCGGCATCGATGTTTATCAGATCGATCATGAAGACGCGAACGGCCAATACGAAATCAATTTCAAGTATGCCGACGCGCTGACTTCGGCCGATCAGATTCTTCTGTTCAAGATGGCTGCCGCCGAAATCGCGCACGAGCTTGGCGCGGTCTGTTCGTTCATGCCGAAACCCAAAAGCTCGATGACGGGCAACGGCATGCACATTCATTGCTCTATCGCGGACGCGGCGGGCAAGAATATCTTTCACGACGCCTCCGACAAGAACGGCATGGGACTGTCGCAGCTTGCGTATCACTTCATTGGCGGACTTCTCACGCACGCGCGGGCTCTCACGGCACTGCTGGCGCCGTCGGTCAATTCCTACAAGCGTCTCGTGATCGGGCGCACGGCATCGGGTACGACGTGGGCGCCGGTGTTCGTTGCTTACGGTGATAACAATCGGACGGCCATGGTGCGCATTCCTTATGGGCGCATCGAATTGCGCGTCGGCGATTCCGGAATGAACCCGTACCTTGCGCAGGCCGCGCTCATTGCAGCGGGCCTAGATGGCATCGATCGCAAGCTCGATCCGGGTCCGCCGCAGAACATCAATTTCTATGCGCTGACGCCGGCCGAGATCAAAGCGAAGAACATTCAAATTCTTCCGCAGTCTCTCAGCGAGGCTATCGAGGCACTCGATCAGAGCGAACTGTTTCGGAAGACGCTTGGCGGCGACTTCATCGACGAATTCGTGTCGCTCAAGCGGGAGGAGTGGCTGGATTACCACCGGCACGTGTCCGATTGGGAAACACAGCGCTACCTCAGCTTCTTCTGA
- a CDS encoding NAD(P)/FAD-dependent oxidoreductase, giving the protein MSASGEVSDHPSAVELATGKVHAAQALHYRPYWWDALSERPSHSEKPVPRHCDVAIIGSGFTGLSAALTLLKNGRQVVLFERDRAGYGASTRNGGQVGSGNQKFRVKKLIALRGRKKAEDMLREGTRMLDYIAELIADEKIDCYFRRCGRFRAAIRPEHYEAMAADMQDLKEIAGVESFMVPKSEQSSEIGSDVFFGGSVLPNDASLHPGLYHAGLLERIQGAGGSILDHTPVTAITAANGGFNIRTSAGECFARNVIIATNGYTNGLVPELGRRIVSIGSAIIATDELPEALFNRLLPNNRVYGNTNRVFYYFRGAPDARRILWGGRIGRLASDRSPVAYRHLARDMLAVFPDLKDVRVTHGWDGLIGYTFDEVPHLGRAASGVHYAVGYCGTGVSRATYFGNKIALQVLGKSEGQTAFDDLTFPAFPAHPIAKRAVPTVETWYRFRDATNI; this is encoded by the coding sequence ATGAGCGCCAGCGGAGAAGTTTCGGACCACCCATCGGCCGTGGAACTCGCAACAGGAAAAGTGCACGCCGCGCAGGCGCTTCACTATCGGCCGTACTGGTGGGATGCGCTGTCTGAGCGCCCTTCGCATTCGGAAAAACCCGTTCCGCGCCACTGCGATGTGGCGATCATAGGTTCAGGATTCACCGGACTGTCGGCGGCGTTGACGCTTCTCAAAAATGGGCGGCAGGTTGTCCTATTCGAGCGCGATCGCGCGGGATACGGCGCCAGCACGCGCAACGGCGGACAGGTCGGCAGCGGCAATCAGAAGTTCAGAGTCAAGAAGCTGATTGCGTTACGCGGACGAAAAAAAGCCGAGGACATGCTGCGCGAAGGCACGCGCATGCTCGACTATATTGCCGAGTTGATCGCTGACGAAAAAATCGACTGCTATTTTCGCCGCTGCGGTCGCTTTCGCGCAGCCATTCGTCCTGAACACTACGAAGCGATGGCCGCCGACATGCAAGATCTCAAAGAGATCGCGGGCGTCGAAAGCTTCATGGTTCCGAAGTCTGAGCAATCGTCCGAAATCGGCAGCGACGTGTTCTTCGGCGGCTCCGTTCTGCCAAACGATGCCTCGCTGCATCCCGGATTATATCACGCAGGGCTGCTGGAAAGAATTCAAGGCGCAGGCGGTTCGATCCTCGACCACACGCCCGTCACCGCGATCACCGCAGCGAACGGCGGCTTCAACATTCGAACCAGTGCCGGCGAATGCTTCGCCAGAAACGTCATCATTGCCACGAACGGCTACACGAATGGTCTCGTGCCTGAGCTTGGCCGGCGCATCGTTTCGATCGGATCAGCGATCATCGCGACCGATGAACTCCCCGAAGCCCTCTTCAATCGGCTGCTTCCGAACAATCGCGTCTACGGCAACACCAATCGCGTCTTCTACTATTTCCGCGGCGCACCGGATGCGCGTCGCATCCTTTGGGGCGGACGCATCGGACGACTGGCATCCGACAGATCGCCCGTCGCTTACCGTCACCTCGCACGCGACATGCTCGCCGTCTTTCCGGATTTGAAAGACGTGCGTGTTACGCACGGCTGGGACGGCCTCATCGGCTACACATTCGATGAAGTTCCGCATCTCGGCCGCGCCGCATCCGGCGTGCATTACGCCGTTGGCTACTGCGGCACAGGCGTTTCGCGCGCTACCTACTTCGGCAACAAGATCGCCTTGCAGGTCCTCGGCAAATCCGAGGGTCAAACCGCCTTCGACGATCTGACCTTCCCCGCGTTCCCCGCCCACCCTATCGCCAAGCGCGCCGTGCCAACGGTCGAGACTTGGTATCGCTTTCGAGACGCAACCAACATCTAG
- a CDS encoding helix-turn-helix domain-containing protein, whose product MSKEKALRKIRRPAARKPTPDLADNRDFANLPLESRIGAVIKRRRAEANLTLADLSAGAGLSSAMLSRIENGMAMASLDALERLCAAVGIGLGDLFKETDTQRGSAQLVKRAEQMEVVRVGTKFGHTYRLLAYDRGPRKLFEPFFIEMDKKSESYPRFSHPGTEFIYMLQGRMEYRFGDRTYLVEPGDAFTFSGDVVHGPEKLLDDRIRFLAIIFYNT is encoded by the coding sequence ATGAGCAAAGAGAAGGCGCTGCGGAAAATCCGACGGCCCGCAGCGCGCAAGCCTACGCCGGATTTGGCGGACAACAGAGATTTCGCCAACCTTCCGCTCGAGAGCCGCATCGGAGCGGTCATCAAGCGCCGTCGCGCGGAAGCAAATCTGACTCTCGCCGACCTCAGCGCCGGCGCAGGACTATCGAGCGCGATGCTGAGCCGTATAGAAAACGGTATGGCGATGGCCAGCCTCGATGCACTGGAACGCCTCTGCGCGGCGGTCGGCATCGGCCTCGGCGATCTCTTCAAGGAAACGGACACGCAGCGCGGAAGCGCTCAGCTCGTCAAACGCGCCGAGCAGATGGAAGTCGTGCGCGTCGGAACGAAATTCGGCCACACCTACCGGCTGCTGGCTTACGATCGAGGACCGCGGAAGCTTTTCGAGCCGTTCTTCATCGAGATGGACAAGAAAAGTGAATCCTACCCGCGCTTCTCGCATCCGGGGACAGAATTCATCTACATGCTTCAGGGGCGAATGGAATACCGCTTCGGAGATAGAACCTATCTCGTCGAGCCTGGCGACGCGTTTACGTTCTCGGGCGACGTCGTGCACGGCCCCGAAAAGCTTCTCGATGACCGCATAAGATTTTTGGCGATCATTTTCTATAATACGTGA